The following proteins come from a genomic window of Dehalococcoidia bacterium:
- a CDS encoding MaoC family dehydratase N-terminal domain-containing protein, protein MSYGKITAEGLAALRKKIGVERAVTEPYNEYVTKDGVKHYARAIGDPNPLWLDEAYARKTRWGGIIASPGYLNSVGWGSWDVRRGQGLAGVHGLHAGDIYEYNCPMRLGDKFTTTTYLQDVVEKKGEYAGRMILQTHAAVFKNQRGETVAKWTWPIMRTEREAGQSGGKYTKIEPGRYTPEEMKKIEADYDAEEVRGAKPRYWEDVKVGDELVPVVKGPLTTQDVIAWVMGVGSPHIRAFRFFLDYRRRTPAISVTNPLNGVPEPIERVHWDNWMAAEIGMPAAYDYGSQRGAWAVHLITNWMGDDAWLKKIEVMYRGMNFLGDTTWIKGKVVRKWTEGKEHLADVEITGINQRKAVTMPGHAIVALPSRVDGIPKVQG, encoded by the coding sequence TTGTCTTACGGGAAGATCACGGCAGAAGGCCTCGCAGCCCTACGGAAGAAGATCGGCGTTGAACGCGCCGTCACCGAGCCATACAACGAATACGTGACGAAGGACGGTGTCAAGCATTACGCCCGCGCCATTGGCGACCCCAATCCCCTGTGGCTGGACGAAGCGTACGCCCGCAAGACCCGCTGGGGCGGCATTATCGCGTCGCCCGGATACCTTAACAGCGTCGGATGGGGAAGCTGGGACGTGCGCCGGGGACAGGGCCTTGCCGGCGTGCACGGCCTTCATGCGGGGGACATCTACGAGTACAACTGCCCCATGCGCCTGGGCGACAAGTTCACCACGACGACCTACCTCCAGGATGTGGTTGAAAAGAAGGGCGAGTACGCCGGGCGTATGATTCTCCAGACTCACGCGGCAGTCTTCAAGAACCAGCGCGGCGAGACGGTCGCCAAGTGGACCTGGCCCATCATGCGCACCGAGCGCGAAGCCGGGCAGTCGGGTGGCAAGTACACCAAGATTGAGCCCGGCCGCTACACGCCTGAAGAAATGAAAAAGATCGAGGCCGACTACGACGCCGAGGAAGTGCGCGGAGCCAAGCCGCGCTACTGGGAGGACGTGAAGGTCGGCGACGAGCTTGTCCCTGTTGTCAAAGGGCCTCTCACAACGCAGGACGTCATCGCATGGGTCATGGGCGTAGGCTCTCCGCATATCCGCGCGTTCCGCTTTTTCCTGGACTACCGCCGCCGCACCCCGGCCATCTCCGTGACCAATCCGCTGAACGGGGTGCCGGAACCTATCGAGCGTGTCCACTGGGACAACTGGATGGCGGCGGAGATTGGCATGCCCGCCGCCTATGACTACGGTTCCCAGCGCGGCGCATGGGCCGTTCACCTCATAACGAACTGGATGGGCGACGACGCCTGGCTCAAGAAGATTGAGGTTATGTACCGGGGCATGAACTTCCTGGGCGACACCACATGGATTAAGGGCAAGGTCGTCCGCAAGTGGACTGAAGGCAAGGAGCACCTGGCGGACGTGGAGATCACGGGAATCAACCAGCGCAAAGCCGTGACCA